One Hevea brasiliensis isolate MT/VB/25A 57/8 chromosome 5, ASM3005281v1, whole genome shotgun sequence genomic region harbors:
- the LOC110667270 gene encoding protein NODULATION SIGNALING PATHWAY 2-like has protein sequence MLESQLFHLPFPHDSNIDVELFLDNQYANYALGNDAYVHHSEISPIFPSNTEFVDNMNLEFPLDKCLPFDLEESELFWSQEMQDICGWLKGAEENNSSFHDHHSEGKTGGESCSHSPSIVSGDTSMDRLIQQTLTIPNEGFEINYKVSVNHLAKAYGEAVENKLAELAEVTMRRISEKVSPISEIGERLLCYAFQQYSDKKQADYLKQESGRNFATAFEGFYQIFPYGMIAHFTANSAILEAKPHDAEVLHVVDFDMGEGVQWSSFIMSLSRQTTLKLTGIKWREEDSDSVPLRKFDETRRQLQDFAGSLGIRLHVEEMELQDLASEMKRKTKRGGKREWLAFNCMWALPHMGKRRSRRQVMEFLAVAKDLLADSASNNRGIVTLGDGGDCQTLKNCHGFGSFFESYMERYQALLESIELNFPVLLVEARLSMECLFIAPYVSSVTVMQTWEEIKEGSCDFMKGLGFEGLIVNNQSLMEAQEMVRQGETPYGVRTEGENNNEMVLEWKGTPLLRVSSWR, from the coding sequence atgttagaatcccagCTTTTCCACCTTCCATTTCCACATGATTCTAACATTGACGTAGAGTTATTTCTTGATAATCAATATGCAAATTATGCGCTAGGCAACGATGCTTATGTACATCACTCTGAGATCTCTCCTATTTTTCCTTCCAATACTGAATTTGTGGATAACATGAACTTGGAATTTCCGCTTGATAAGTGTTTGCCATTTGATTTGGAGGAATCAGAACTCTTTTGGAGTCAGGAAATGCAGGACATATGTGGATGGCTAAAGGGTGCTGAGGAAAATAATTCTTCCTTTCATGATCACCATAGTGAAGGAAAAACCGGTGGTGAAAGTTGCAGCCATAGCCCATCCATTGTCTCCGGTGATACGTCCATGGACCGTCTCATCCAGCAAACACTAACCATTCCAAATGAAGGGTTCGAGATCAATTATAAAGTCAGTGTGAACCATCTAGCCAAGGCATATGGAGAGGCGGTGGAAAATAAACTGGCCGAACTTGCAGAGGTGACCATGCGACGCATTAGTGAGAAAGTTAGTCCCATCAGTGAGATCGGGGAGCGTCTTTTGTGTTATGCATTTCAGCAATATTCGGACAAGAAGCAAGCAGACTATCTTAAACAAGAATCTGGCAGGAACTTTGCCACagcctttgagggtttttatcaaattttccctTATGGGATGATTGCTCATTTCACAGCCAACTCGGCGATCCTTGAGGCTAAGCCTCATGACGCTGAGGTTCTACACGTAGTAGACTTTGACATGGGAGAGGGGGTACAGTGGTCTTCATTCATCATGTCTCTTTCCCGGCAAACTACTTTAAAGCTTACAGGAATCAAGTGGAGAGAAGAGGACTCTGATTCTGTTCCACTGAGGAAATTTGACGAGACAAGGAGGCAGCTTCAGGATTTCGCAGGCTCTTTAGGCATAAGATTGCATGTGGAGGAGATGGAGCTGCAAGATCTGGCGAGCGAGATGAAGAGAAAAACAAAAAGAGGAGGGAAGAGAGAATGGTTGGCCTTTAATTGTATGTGGGCACTTCCCCACATGGGGAAGAGAAGAAGCAGAAGGCAAGTCATGGAGTTTCTAGCAGTGGCTAAGGATTTACTAGCCGATTCGGCCTCTAATAATAGAGGTATAGTGACACTTGGCGATGGTGGCGATTGCCAGACATTGAAAAATTGTCATGGTTTTGGATCATTTTTTGAGAGTTACATGGAACGTTACCAAGCCTTGTTGGAATCAATAGAACTGAACTTTCCAGTTCTTCTTGTAGAAGCAAGATTATCAATGGAGTGTTTGTTTATTGCACCTTATGTCTCTTCTGTTACTGTGATGCAAACTTGGGAAGAAATAAAGGAAGGAAGTTGTGATTTTATGAAAGGATTAGGGTTTGAAGGGCTGATAGTGAACAACCAGAGCTTGATGGAAGCCCAAGAAATGGTGAGACAAGGAGAGACTCCATATGGAGTGAGGACTGAAGGAGAGAACAACAATGAAATGGTCTTGGAGTGGAAAGGAACTCCATTGTTGAGAGTTTCTTCATGGAGATGA
- the LOC110667267 gene encoding lectin-domain containing receptor kinase VI.3-like — translation MALLSMISLALLVFYFSVTLHEAQSEEFIFEGFINGNERRILLDRASVLKPSGALRLTNKTKNAIGHGFYFKPIQMFSSTSPNATSFSTYFVFSIVPPASGQGGYGLAFAIAPTYQIAGAAAGHHLGLFNESNEGNKLNHIFAVEFDTVKGFNEPKDSNGNHVGININSMDSKTSRPAGYTDINNTQKEDEIDMHKGDPIQAWVDYNGVSKTVNVTIGPMWQQKPVKPLLQHSVDLTSVVKEIMYVGFSAATGDTPASSHYILGWSFSTTGAAPPLNLSRLPIPPADKDSSSFQFSLIALIVALCVVTVLLSGLLLFFKLYKRMRQFETLEDWELECPHRFRYRDLYTATKGFKDTEIIGVGGFGTVYKAVMPSTGNEVAVKKITRNSIQGLKEFVAEIESLGRLRHKNLVNLQGWCKKKNDLLLVYDYIPNGSLDSLLFHPKNDSVLSWEQRFNIVKGIAAGLMYLHEEWEQVVIHRDIKSSNVLIDAEMNGRLGDFGLARLYDHGINSHTTNVVGTIGYIAPELARTGKASTNSDVFAYGVLLLEVATGRRPIESGQFILVDWVMECQQMGRILDAVDSMLGSSYVEEDMKLVLELGLLCSHQRAEARPSIRQVTRYLNGDEKLPSVENWGSIDSSRLSEINARLMQLRSIEMTSTSYNSSSNRFMSTNSIDAGR, via the coding sequence ATGGCCTTGTTGTCCATGATCTCCTTAGCTTTGCTAGTCTTCTACTTTTCTGTTACTCTTCATGAAGCTCAATCAGAAGAATTCATTTTCGAAGGATTCATTAATGGAAATGAAAGGAGGATTCTTCTTGATAGAGCTTCTGTTTTGAAGCCTAGTGGTGCCCTCAGGCTCACTAACAAAACGAAAAATGCCATAGGACATGGATTCTATTTCAAACCTATACAAATGTTTAGCAGCACATCACCAAATGCTACTTCTTTCAGCACTTATTTCGTCTTCTCAATAGTTCCTCCTGCTTCAGGCCAAGGAGGTTATGGCCTCGCGTTCGCTATCGCTCCCACCTACCAGATCGCAGGAGCTGCTGCTGGGCACCACCTCGGCCTCTTTAATGAGTCGAATGAAGGCAATAAATTAAACCATATTTTCGCAGTTGAATTCGATACTGTTAAAGGGTTCAACGAGCCGAAAGATAGCAATGGAAACCATGTTGGAATCAACATTAACAGCATGGATTCCAAAACGTCGAGGCCTGCTGGTTACACTGACATCAACAACACACAGAAAGAAGACGAAATAGACATGCATAAAGGTGACCCAATTCAAGCCTGGGTTGATTATAATGGTGTGAGTAAAACTGTGAATGTAACAATAGGTCCGATGTGGCAACAGAAACCAGTCAAACCACTCCTCCAACATTCTGTTGATCTAACTTCAGTTGTGAAGGAGATTATGTATGTTGGTTTCTCTGCCGCCACAGGGGACACACCAGCAAGCTCTCATTACATTTTGGGATGGAGTTTTTCCACAACAGGAGCAGCCCCTCCATTGAATCTCTCTCGACTTCCTATACCTCCAGCCGACAAAGATTCATCGTCTTTCCAATTCTCATTGATTGCTCTTATCGTCGCTTTATGTGTAGTGACCGTTCTTTTGTCTGGGTTACTGCTCTTTTTCAAGCTTTACAAAAGAATGAGGCAATTTGAGACACTTGAAGATTGGGAATTGGAGTGTCCACACAGGTTTCGCTATCGAGATCTTTATACAGCAACTAAAGGTTTTAAAGATACTGAGATCATTGGAGTTGGAGGGTTCGGTACAGTTTACAAAGCTGTAATGCCTAGTACTGGAAATGAAGTTGCCGTTAAGAAGATCACTCGTAATTCGATTCAAGGGTTGAAAGAATTTGTAGCAGAGATCGAAAGCCTGGGACGATTAAGGCACAAGAACTTAGTGAATCTCCAAGGATGGTgtaaaaagaaaaatgatctcCTTCTAGTCTATGACTACATTCCAAATGGAAGCCTCGACTCGCTGCTATTCCATCCGAAAAATGATTCGGTATTGAGCTGGGAACAAAGATTCAACATCGTTAAAGGCATTGCAGCGGGGCTAATGTACCTGCACGAAGAATGGGAGCAAGTGGTGATTCACAGAGACATCAAGTCTAGCAATGTCCTGATAGACGCAGAAATGAACGGACGATTGGGAGACTTTGGTCTTGCTAGGCTATATGATCATGGCATAAATTCACACACCACAAACGTCGTCGGCACTATTGGGTATATTGCGCCAGAGTTGGCACGCACAGGGAAGGCCTCGACTAATTCAGATGTGTTTGCATATGGGGTTCTGCTTCTTGAAGTCGCTACAGGCAGGAGGCCTATCGAGTCAGGCCAGTTCATATTGGTAGATTGGGTAATGGAATGCCAACAAATGGGAAGAATTCTTGATGCAGTTGATTCAATGTTGGGGTCAAGCTATGTAGAAGAAGACATGAAGTTGGTTCTGGAATTGGGTCTTCTTTGTTCTCATCAGAGAGCAGAAGCGAGGCCTAGCATCAGGCAAGTTACAAGGTATCTTAACGGAGATGAGAAGCTTCCTTCAGTAGAAAACTGGGGGTCAATTGATTCTAGTCGTCTGAGCGAAATAAACGCAAGATTGATGCAACTGAGATCAATTGAAATGACAAGCACATCGTATAACTCATCTTCCAATAGATTCATGTCCACAAATTCTATAGATGCCGGAAGATAG
- the LOC110667258 gene encoding importin subunit beta-1 has protein sequence MAMEITPILLSAQSLDAKVRNEAEANLRQFQEQNLPLFLLSLSVELANNEKPNESRRLAGIVLKNSLDAKDAMRKEHLVQQWMVIEISIKSQIKDLLLRTLGSSVQEARHTSAQVIAKVASIEVPRKQWPELIGSLLNNMTQQDGPAALKQATLETLGYVCEEISSQELVQDEVNNVLTAVVQGMNLAQHGPEVRLAATRALYNALEFAQTNFENEMERNYIMKVVCETALSKEAEIRQAAFECLVSIASTYYDVLEPYMQTLFQLTSNAVKGDEETVALQAIEFWSSICDEEIELQEYMSTESGDSGPVHSQFIKKALSSLVPMLLETLLKQEEDQDQDDSIWNLSMAGGTCLGLVARTVGDDVVPLVMPFVEANIVKQDWHCREAATFAFGSILEGPSIDKLTPLVNAGLDFLLNAMKDENNHVKDTTAWTLSRVFELLHSPANGFSVICPENLHRIVAVLLESVNDAPHVAEKVCGAIYYLAQGYEDAESGSSLLSPCLPGIISQLLKTAERTDGGDSKLRSSAYETLNEVVRSSNIVETSHIITELLPVIMNKLGQTLDLQIVTSDDREKQGDVQASLCGVLQVIIQKLSSADETKPIILQASDPIMILFLRVLACRSSTVHEEAMLAIGALAYASGPEFGKYMPELYKYLEMGLQNFEEYQVCAITVGVVGDICRAMDDKVLPYCDGIMSHLIHDLQSAELHRSVKPPIFSCFGDIALAIGEQFLKYIESAITMMHSAAQICAQMNTSDEEFIDYGNQLKRSIFEAYSGILQGFKNSKPEVMLPHAGHLLQFIELVFRESQRDESVTKAAVAVMGDLADSLGSNTKILFRDNTFYVDFLGECLQSDDEQLKETANWTQVMIARVMVS, from the exons ATGGCTATGGAGATCACTCCAATTCTGTTGTCTGCCCAATCTCTGGATGCAAAAGTCCGAAATGAGGCAGAGGCTAATCTTAGGCAGTTCCAAGAGCAGAATTTGCCTCTTTTCCTTTTGTCTTTATCAGTTGAACTTGCAAACAATGAGAAACCTAATGAATCTCGTCGGTTGGCTGGTATTGTGCTTAAGAACTCCTTGGATGCAAAAGATGCCATGAGAAAGGAACATCTTGTCCAACAATGGATGGTGATTGAAATTTCTATTAAATCTCAAATCAAAGACTTGTTATTGAGAACCCTTGGGTCATCTGTACAGGAGGCAAGACATACATCCGCACAGGTAATTGCCAAAGTTGCTTCCATTGAGGTTCCCCGGAAGCAATGGCCTGAGCTAATTGGATCATTGCTTAACAATATGACCCAGCAAGATGGTCCTGCAGCATTAAAACAGGCAACCCTGGAAACTCTTGGGTATGTTTGTGAGGAAATATCCAGTCAGGAACTTGTGCAAGATGAAGTGAACAATGTTCTGACTGCAGTTGTCCAAGGCATGAACCTTGCACAACATGGTCCTGAAGTTCGCCTTGCTGCAACAAGGGCTTTATATAATGCCTTGGAATTTGCACAGACCAACTTTGAAAATGAAATGGAGCGAAATTACATAATGAAGGTGGTCTGTGAGACAGCCTTGTCCAAAGAGGCAGAGATAAGACAGGCTGCTTTTGAGTGTCTTGTATCAATAGCGTCAACATACTATGACGTGCTTGAACCATATATGCAAACCCTCTTTCAACTTACATCAAATGCGGTAAAAGGAGATGAAGAGACAGTTGCCCTCCAAGCAATTGAGTTCTGGAGCTCCATCTGTGATGAAGAGATAGAGCTTCAAGAGTATATGAGTACTGAAAGTGGGGATTCTGGGCCTGTTCATTCCCAGTTCATAAAGAAGGCTCTTTCATCTCTTGTTCCTATGTTGCTGGAAACATTATTGAAGCAGGAAGAGGATCAAGATCAGGATGATAGCATCTGGAATCTATCCATGGCCGGGGGGACATGTCTTGGTCTTGTTGCTAGAACTGTTGGGGATGATGTTGTGCCCCTTGTAATGCCTTTTGTGGAGGCTAACATAGTAAAGCAAGATTGGCATTGTCGTGAAGCAGCTACATTTGCATTTGGCTCAATTCTTGAAGGTCCAAGTATTGATAAGCTTACCCCACTGGTTAATGCTGGCTTGGATTTTCTGCTTAATGCTATGAAGGATGAAAATAACCATGTCAAAGACACAACTGCATGGACTCTCAGTCGTGTATTTGAGTTGTTGCACAGTCCCGCTAATGGATTCTCTGTGATTTGTCCTGAGAACCTCCACCGGATTGTGGCAGTTCTACTGGAGAGTGTTAATGATGCTCCACATGTAGCTGAGAAGGTTTGTGGAGCAATCTATTACCTTGCCCAGGGATATGAGGATGCAGAAAGTGGCTCCTCTCTTCTTAGCCCTTGCCTTCCTGGTATCATCTCTCAACTTCTTAAAACTGCTGAGCGTACAGATGGGGGTGACTCGAAGCTCAGGTCTTCTGCATATGAAACCTTGAATGAGGTTGTCAGATCATCCAATATTGTGGAAACATCTCATATTATTACGGAGCTGCTCCCAGTCATCATGAACAAGTTGGGGCAGACCCTAGATCTTCAGATTGTAACTTCAGATGACAGGGAGAAGCAAGGAGATGTGCAGGCTTCCCTTTGTGGTGTTCTACAAGTCATCATCCAGAAACTTAGCAGTGCTGATGAGACCAAGCCCATTATACTCCAGGCTTCAGATCCAATTATGATTCTATTCCTCAGAGTGTTGGCTTGCCGGAGCTCTACCGTGCATGAGGAAGCAATGCTTGCAATTGGTGCTCTGGCTTATGCCTCTGGGCCAGAGTTTGGCAAGTACATGCCTGAGTTATACAAGTATCTGGAGATGGGATTGCAGAATTTTGAGGAGTATCAGGTTTGTGCCATCACAGTTGGAGTGGTTGGTGATATATGCCGTGCAATGGATGACAAGGTTTTACCTTACTGTGATGGGATCATGAGCCACCTTATCCATGATCTCCAAAGTGCTGAACTTCACCGGTCTGTCAAGCCTCCCATATTCTCTTGTTTCGGGGACATTGCCCTTGCGATAGGGGAGCAATTCTTGAAGTACATCGAGTCTGCGATAACAATGATGCACAGTGCTGCTCAGATCTGTGCCCAGATGAATACCAGTGATGAGGAGTTTATAGACTATGGCAACCAGCTCAAACGTAGCATCTTTGAAGCTTATTCTGGTATTCTTCAGGGATTCAAAAATTCCAAGCCAGAGGTGATGCTTCCACATGCTGGACATCTTTTGCAGTTCATAGAACTGGTTTTCAGAGAGAGTCAAAG GGATGAGAGTGTGACAAAAGCTGCAGTTGCAGTGATGGGTGATCTGGCAGACTCTCTTGGTTCCAACACAAAGATTTTGTTTAGAGACAACACATTCTATGTCGATTTTCTTGGTGAGTGTCTTCAATCTGATGACGAACAGCTCAAGGAGACCGCGAATTGGACCCAGGTGATGATTGCAAGGGTTATGGTTTCATGA
- the LOC110667269 gene encoding uncharacterized protein LOC110667269: MGFHFVGNPNNLERNGIHQRDTPRPWLPPCRWQPQSKASTNNAVGIHEGADGCDVDVDDAEHKDDLFSDAVDVLSLTEAIDIVQKTESHHGLDKTNLESVESRGRKSSNFMIERFLPNALAVTVAIAALKYREKLKRKCFF, encoded by the coding sequence ATGGGATTCCATTTTGTTGGGAACCCAAATAACCTGGAGAGAAATGGCATCCATCAGAGAGACACTCCGCGTCCTTGGCTCCCACCATGTAGATGGCAGCCACAGTCAAAGGCAAGCACAAATAATGCTGTTGGCATTCATGAAGGCGCTGATGGTTGCGATGTTGATGTCGATGATGCTGAACACAAGGATGATTTGTTTTCAGATGCTGTGGATGTGCTATCATTGACAGAAGCAATAGACATTGTCCAGAAAACTGAAAGTCATCACGGATTAGACAAGACAAATTTGGAGAGTGTGGAGTCTAGAGGTAGGAAGTCATCGAATTTCATGATCGAGCGATTTCTTCCTAATGCATTGGCTGTAACTGTTGCAATTGCTGCACTGAAATACAGAGAAAAACTGAAAAGAAAGTGTTTCTTCTGA